One part of the Fibrobacter sp. genome encodes these proteins:
- a CDS encoding tetratricopeptide repeat protein, translated as MNRIKRLWLCIALALMTGIVGCNIFNPTDSVHIKSNDADALTYEGYIYFRKGEYTMARAYFERALAADSAASEAWYGLAKSVLNQQKLNVFEMLKYTKTKGGQSGFMSMDDSTATHYKDGIDSVLKVLDPFIVRDTTGQTDKKVTFKTISASYTILHLTKAALILRIFSKDLTKMFIASLDPPIIDIDWAAMKDLGKEALEVFSTLGDVGRAVAADPSIATDIMRSYVPEAALFSDSGLTVATETMASYVINASETVEKSSDGFAGYISMADLIDNDGDGCIDEEIADGYDNDGDGLIDEDMRNNKLMVLETDFLKHKIGQVQSVNSSETYDVIDIDMNGIPADEPERTFYIKNSNDRDVVGNYMFEAFTGNFFWSKSEFALTDVMKLVKEDTDINNIKYNLAWRKAYVGGCWNNYNEETFLKWFEGRN; from the coding sequence TTGCGCTCATGACAGGCATAGTAGGATGCAACATTTTTAATCCGACAGATTCCGTCCACATCAAATCCAACGACGCAGACGCGCTTACCTACGAAGGCTATATCTATTTCCGCAAGGGCGAATATACCATGGCCAGGGCTTATTTCGAAAGGGCACTCGCTGCGGATTCCGCCGCCTCGGAAGCATGGTACGGACTCGCGAAGAGCGTTTTGAACCAGCAGAAACTGAACGTTTTCGAAATGCTCAAGTACACCAAAACAAAAGGCGGACAGAGCGGGTTCATGAGCATGGACGACTCCACCGCGACCCACTACAAAGACGGCATCGATTCCGTACTGAAAGTCCTGGATCCGTTCATCGTAAGGGACACGACCGGCCAGACCGACAAAAAGGTGACGTTCAAGACCATTTCGGCAAGTTACACTATTCTCCACCTCACCAAGGCCGCGCTCATCCTGCGCATCTTTTCCAAAGACCTGACAAAGATGTTCATCGCGTCCTTAGACCCGCCCATCATTGATATAGACTGGGCTGCCATGAAGGACTTGGGCAAAGAAGCTTTAGAAGTTTTCAGCACGCTGGGTGATGTCGGCAGGGCGGTTGCCGCCGACCCGAGCATCGCGACGGATATCATGCGTTCCTATGTTCCCGAAGCGGCGCTCTTCTCCGACAGCGGGCTCACGGTCGCAACCGAAACGATGGCCTCTTACGTCATCAACGCCAGCGAAACGGTCGAAAAGAGTTCCGACGGCTTCGCGGGTTACATCTCAATGGCCGACCTCATAGACAACGACGGCGACGGATGTATCGACGAAGAAATTGCCGACGGCTACGACAACGACGGTGACGGCCTCATCGACGAAGACATGCGCAACAACAAGCTCATGGTTCTCGAGACGGACTTCCTGAAGCATAAAATCGGGCAGGTGCAGTCGGTGAACTCGAGCGAAACCTACGACGTCATTGATATCGACATGAACGGAATACCGGCCGATGAACCCGAAAGGACCTTCTACATCAAGAATTCCAACGACCGCGATGTCGTAGGCAACTACATGTTCGAAGCCTTCACCGGCAACTTCTTCTGGAGCAAGTCGGAGTTCGCACTCACCGACGTCATGAAACTGGTCAAGGAAGACACCGACATAAACAACATAAAGTACAACCTCGCGTGGCGCAAGGCCTACGTCGGCGGATGTTGGAACAACTACAACGAAGAAACCTTCCTCAAGTGGTTTGAAGGGAGGAACTAG
- a CDS encoding conjugal transfer protein TraF, which produces MRLILVAFYVLGFAVIALAAKAPTHHSMRGESMGNAHVAVVDDKEAIYYNYAGLSQINRLGNYSKRPEQGYYPRNFFGDARLNLGGAGPFENYFSTYNVAKDLQKLYQRVHKAAETTGLDENELLMDTLSTHPELVHKINSYDHQYLTMKLKMDAELALRGFGGAIWVDASVAPYLDGGLVLPFIGVDTFYVDAVIQGGFSVAFTNNFSVGMGLKAAKRHKVEVITVDILNYSSLQDTLDDRYHDAADHIFDSKSLSFGLDFGVLYQLTREIRVGASLRDVYFKDLAGDTITPNLSVGINYSPRFFNKNTAYARKFNVACDFADAINSEKNYKILSHLNFGLEVEQTLLAWPGYNNEIRALSLRLAGGFKGGYPSAGVSLEVLHLVTFEFTTWAEELGYFTGQDEERIYMGQVSIGF; this is translated from the coding sequence ATGAGACTGATTCTTGTAGCATTCTATGTACTCGGATTTGCGGTAATCGCCCTTGCCGCCAAGGCACCGACCCACCATTCCATGCGCGGCGAATCCATGGGTAACGCCCACGTGGCCGTCGTCGACGACAAAGAAGCCATTTACTACAACTACGCGGGGCTCTCCCAAATCAACCGACTGGGCAACTACAGCAAGCGCCCCGAACAAGGCTACTACCCGCGCAACTTCTTCGGAGACGCGCGACTGAACCTGGGCGGCGCAGGCCCCTTCGAAAACTACTTCTCCACCTATAACGTGGCGAAGGATTTGCAGAAGCTCTACCAACGCGTGCACAAGGCAGCCGAAACCACGGGCCTCGACGAAAACGAGTTGCTCATGGATACGCTGTCCACCCATCCCGAACTCGTGCACAAAATCAACTCATACGACCACCAGTACCTCACCATGAAACTCAAGATGGATGCGGAACTCGCCCTCCGTGGTTTCGGCGGCGCGATATGGGTCGACGCGAGCGTGGCACCGTACCTGGACGGAGGCCTGGTGCTCCCCTTCATCGGTGTGGACACGTTCTACGTGGACGCCGTGATACAGGGCGGTTTTTCTGTCGCATTCACCAACAACTTCTCCGTCGGTATGGGCTTGAAGGCAGCAAAGCGCCACAAGGTCGAGGTCATCACCGTCGACATCCTGAACTACTCCTCGCTGCAAGACACTCTCGATGACCGCTACCACGACGCGGCCGACCATATATTCGATTCCAAATCCCTCTCCTTCGGTCTTGATTTCGGCGTGCTCTACCAGCTCACCCGCGAAATCCGCGTAGGCGCATCGCTACGTGACGTCTACTTCAAGGATTTGGCCGGAGATACGATTACACCGAACTTGAGCGTGGGCATAAACTACAGCCCGAGATTCTTCAACAAGAACACGGCCTATGCCCGAAAGTTCAACGTCGCCTGCGACTTCGCGGACGCCATCAACTCCGAGAAGAACTACAAGATCCTAAGCCACCTGAACTTCGGCCTCGAAGTGGAACAGACCCTGCTCGCCTGGCCCGGCTACAACAACGAAATCCGCGCGCTGAGCCTGCGCCTCGCCGGCGGTTTCAAAGGCGGCTACCCTTCCGCAGGCGTAAGCCTCGAAGTACTCCATCTCGTGACATTCGAATTCACCACATGGGCCGAAGAACTCGGATATTTCACCGGCCAGGATGAAGAACGAATCTACATGGGACAAGTCAGTATCGGTTTCTAG